A region from the Pelobates fuscus isolate aPelFus1 chromosome 1, aPelFus1.pri, whole genome shotgun sequence genome encodes:
- the LOC134586170 gene encoding olfactory receptor 52K2-like translates to MPLQNVSISHHVSFILLGVPGLEEFYVYIGLVFFVAYVISLMGNFTLLFIIKIEQSLHEPMYLFLCMLSSIDLVLSSSTIPKMISILWFNSQEIYYEACLTQMFFVHSFATMESSILLAMAFDRYLAICIPLRYTSLLTKQLVVYIGLGFLGRAVGAVLPLPILFKRLTLCKENIIHHAFCDHMAVVKLSCSDTTMNSLYGLVVALFIVALDLMLIILSYALILSAVFKLSTKESRLKALSTCASHICAILVFYVTVVLSSVVQRFGRNVPIYIHVLLASVYLILPPLINPIIYGVKTKQIQNRVMKLFVFKNREKVNDLGSSY, encoded by the coding sequence ATGCCTTTGCAAAATGTTTCCATTTCCCATCATGTGTCATTTATCCTACTTGGAGTTCCTGGACTGGAAGAATTCTATGTTTATATCGGTTTGGTCTTCTTCGTAGCTTATGTGATATCACTTATGGGAAATTTTACTCTTCTCTTCATCATCAAGATCGAGCAAAGCCTCCATGAGCCCAtgtacttatttttgtgtatgttgtCTTCTATTGACTTGGTGCTTTCCAGCTCAACCATACCCAAAATGATATCAATCCTCTGGTTCAACTCCCAAGAGATTTACTACGAAGCTTGCCTCACCCAAATGTTCTTTGTTCACTCGTTTGCCACCATGGAGTCTTCAATTCTTCTAGCCATGGCTTTTGACCGCTACCTCGCAATCTGTATCCCATTGAGATACACATCCTTGCTTACCAAACAGCTTGTTGTCTATATAGGTTTGGGATTTCTGGGCAGAGCAGTGGGGGCCGTTCTACCTTTGCCCATTTTATTTAAGAGGTTAACTTTATGTAAGGAAAACATCATCCATCACGCTTTCTGTGACCACATGGCTGTAGTGAAGCTGTCCTGTTCAGATACCACAATGAATAGTCTCTATGGACTGGTCGTTGCTCTTTTTATTGTGGCTTTGGATTTAATGCTGATAATATTGTCCTATGCACTGATTCTTTCTGCTGTCTTTAAGTTGTCCACCAAAGAATCCAGACTCAAGGCTCTTAGTACATGTGCCTCCCATATTTGTGCCATACTTGTATTCTATGTCACAGTTGTTCTCTCTTCAGTGGTGCAGAGGTTTGGGAGAAATGTTCCTATCTACATCCATGTCTTGTTGGCCAGTGTCTACCTCATACTACCTCCTCTAATTAACCCCATTATTTATGGTGTGAAAACAAAACAGATTCAAAACAGGGTAATGAAActgtttgtgtttaaaaacagAGAAAAGGTAAATGATCTTGGTTCTTCATATTAG